One Lysinibacillus fusiformis genomic window carries:
- a CDS encoding PucR family transcriptional regulator — MDPLKLQKRFPLLKPFYGLHGDGYLFNFDNQLFEIPKHAITQDELELLQIFSGPLMIPSMQDTAWLNYLTNQTDRMPAPIGDHRLLFLHFEKKFTDPNLLRTTFEALLGKEILLMSLNEHLYIIIEQITDDELLNFSYYINLLSEDLEVNLKIFVSDVIANITVTKVRFNWLSSLQPTIWAYTPKHVLTQQELLIPYVTLQLDSQEKVIFIASILKEAAEHQELLQTVKQVIKCEGNISLAAKKLFMHRNTLQNRMDKFQQLTNKDVRQFEHRLEVFLAISFFEFM, encoded by the coding sequence ATGGACCCATTGAAGCTACAAAAGCGTTTCCCCTTATTAAAGCCTTTTTATGGCTTACACGGTGACGGATACTTATTTAATTTTGACAATCAGCTTTTTGAGATACCGAAGCATGCTATTACGCAAGATGAACTTGAGTTATTGCAAATTTTTTCAGGTCCACTCATGATTCCTAGCATGCAGGACACAGCTTGGCTTAACTATTTAACCAATCAAACGGATAGAATGCCCGCTCCTATCGGGGATCACCGCTTATTGTTTTTACACTTTGAAAAGAAATTTACTGACCCTAATCTCCTACGTACAACATTTGAAGCGTTGCTAGGAAAAGAAATATTACTAATGTCGTTAAATGAGCATTTATATATAATCATCGAACAAATAACAGACGACGAACTGCTAAACTTCTCCTACTATATCAATCTCTTAAGCGAAGATTTAGAAGTGAATTTAAAAATTTTTGTGTCAGACGTAATAGCAAATATTACTGTAACAAAAGTACGATTTAACTGGCTTTCATCATTACAACCAACAATTTGGGCCTATACGCCAAAGCATGTACTTACACAACAAGAATTACTGATTCCCTATGTAACGCTGCAACTAGACTCACAGGAAAAAGTTATTTTCATTGCTTCGATTTTAAAAGAGGCCGCTGAACACCAGGAATTACTACAAACCGTCAAGCAAGTCATTAAATGTGAAGGGAATATTTCACTTGCGGCTAAAAAATTATTTATGCATCGTAATACCTTACAAAACCGAATGGATAAATTTCAACAGCTAACAAACAAAGATGTTCGACAATTTGAGCATAGACTTGAAGTGTTTCTTGCCATTTCGTTTTTTGAATTTATGTAA
- a CDS encoding methyl-accepting chemotaxis protein: MLRNLSLFKKLVLLMCVSILTVVIILVNGLMTMKSLENNTELVFKDRLEPFIILADYRTNNRDIVSNTYYSMMVENDEAAASEIRNKITSIFKENEEHLQTLKAANLKSDEAAIISDIIELYPSFEASVEEVLQLSLVNKNEEAVTLFHTDAKPVLDEIISKGNMLIELNQKYASNLNMESKAKASKGITTSLIISIVLGLLLVAIGFIGVRKYLISPIEKLKLAVQRAETGKLNFTVDYDSKDELGVLTSSFNNMIAQLRDLIGQVKESSNQMVVFLGELSASAEQTNEASEHIASITLEVASGSDDQARTIIETSDVVSHMVQDVQTIVRNSTNVSEAATQAEQLSVDGNDIIKTAVQQMNSIQTSIGSLGEVIGGLGERSAEIGQIVEVITGIAAQTNLLALNAAIEAARAGEHGKGFAVVSEEVRKLAEESSVSAQRISGLITGIQAETNRAVDSMQFTTKEVETGINNVNIAGASFEKIQHAINEVSVQIQEVASSVQQMVAGADQMSKSMDQINGIAQSSAQGTQNISSATEEQLASMEEIAASTSALSDMAEDLQVKTNKFIV; this comes from the coding sequence ATGCTACGCAATCTATCATTATTTAAAAAATTAGTCCTACTAATGTGTGTATCTATTTTAACAGTTGTTATTATCCTAGTGAATGGACTTATGACAATGAAATCTCTGGAGAATAATACAGAGCTTGTTTTTAAAGACCGTTTAGAACCATTTATCATTTTGGCTGACTATAGAACTAATAACCGAGATATTGTTTCAAATACGTATTATTCTATGATGGTTGAAAATGATGAGGCAGCCGCTTCAGAAATTCGAAATAAGATAACGTCTATTTTCAAAGAAAATGAAGAGCATCTTCAAACACTAAAAGCAGCTAATTTGAAATCCGATGAGGCTGCAATAATAAGTGATATTATTGAGCTATATCCAAGTTTTGAAGCAAGTGTAGAGGAAGTCTTACAATTAAGTCTTGTCAATAAGAATGAGGAAGCAGTAACGCTCTTTCATACAGATGCCAAGCCTGTGTTAGACGAAATTATTTCAAAAGGTAATATGTTGATAGAATTGAATCAAAAATATGCAAGTAATTTGAATATGGAAAGCAAAGCTAAAGCAAGCAAAGGAATTACAACCTCTTTAATCATTTCAATTGTATTAGGGTTACTGCTTGTTGCAATCGGATTTATAGGCGTGCGAAAATACCTGATTTCTCCAATTGAAAAATTAAAACTTGCTGTTCAGCGAGCAGAAACTGGCAAATTGAATTTTACTGTTGACTATGATTCAAAGGATGAACTAGGGGTCTTAACGTCTTCCTTTAACAATATGATTGCTCAATTACGAGATCTAATTGGTCAGGTGAAAGAGTCTTCCAATCAAATGGTAGTATTTTTGGGAGAACTTTCGGCAAGTGCGGAACAAACGAATGAGGCAAGTGAACATATTGCGTCTATTACGTTAGAAGTGGCAAGCGGCTCGGACGATCAAGCGAGAACAATTATAGAAACATCAGATGTTGTAAGTCATATGGTACAAGATGTCCAAACAATAGTTAGAAATTCTACCAATGTTTCAGAGGCTGCTACACAAGCAGAACAACTTTCAGTAGATGGAAATGATATTATTAAAACAGCTGTTCAACAAATGAACTCGATTCAAACATCTATTGGTAGTCTAGGTGAAGTAATTGGTGGTTTAGGTGAGCGTTCAGCTGAGATTGGACAAATCGTTGAAGTCATTACAGGTATTGCAGCGCAAACCAATTTACTGGCGTTAAATGCAGCGATTGAAGCGGCAAGAGCAGGGGAGCACGGAAAAGGATTTGCGGTCGTTTCGGAAGAAGTGCGAAAATTAGCCGAAGAATCATCTGTGTCGGCACAAAGGATATCAGGGCTAATTACAGGAATTCAAGCGGAAACGAATAGAGCTGTAGACTCCATGCAGTTCACAACGAAAGAAGTGGAGACGGGTATTAATAATGTGAATATCGCAGGTGCATCCTTTGAAAAGATTCAACATGCCATTAATGAAGTATCTGTTCAAATTCAAGAAGTGGCTTCTTCTGTACAACAGATGGTTGCTGGAGCGGATCAAATGTCCAAATCCATGGATCAAATCAATGGAATTGCTCAAAGCTCTGCACAAGGGACACAAAATATTTCATCGGCTACAGAAGAACAGTTAGCCTCAATGGAGGAAATTGCGGCATCTACTTCGGCACTTTCTGATATGGCGGAAGATCTGCAAGTAAAAACGAATAAGTTCATAGTATAA
- a CDS encoding methyl-accepting chemotaxis protein, which produces MLRNLSIFKKLVLLMCIAILTVGIIQVNGYITMKSLEKNSENIFENRLEPSIVLSDYRLNNRIIVSNMYRSFMFIDDATITQINDEVMNAFKDNEKNLQILKAANLKSDEDALILELDQLYPAFKASMEQVFQLSLANKNEEAINLFHANAEPVLDQINEKGVALTDLNKKNASALNMESKAEASKGITTSLIVSIVLGILFVAIGFIGVRKYLISPIEKLKFAVQRAEAGELNFTVDYDSKDELGVLTSSFSHMIAQLRDLIGQVKETSDQMAAFSAELSASAEQTNEASEHIASITLEVASGSDDQVRTIIESSDVVNHMVQDVQTIARNATNVSETATHAEQLSVDGNNIIKTAVQQMNSIQASIGSLGDVISGLGQRSGEIGQIVEVITGIAAQTNLLALNAAIEAARAGEHGKGFAVVSEEVRKLAEESSSSAQKISELITGIQAETNRAVDSMQFTTKEVETGINNVNIAGASFEKIQHAINEVSVQIQEVSSSVQQMVAGADQMSKSMEQIDGIAQSSAEGTQTISAATEEQLASMQEITASTAALSKMAEDLQEKTNMFKV; this is translated from the coding sequence ATGTTACGCAATCTATCTATATTTAAAAAGTTAGTCCTATTAATGTGTATAGCTATTTTAACAGTTGGTATTATCCAAGTGAATGGATATATCACAATGAAATCGCTGGAGAAAAATTCTGAGAATATTTTTGAAAATCGGCTAGAACCAAGTATCGTTTTGTCTGACTATAGACTTAATAACCGCATTATTGTTTCAAATATGTATCGTTCTTTTATGTTTATAGATGATGCAACTATTACACAAATTAATGATGAAGTGATGAATGCTTTTAAAGATAATGAAAAGAATCTTCAAATACTAAAAGCAGCTAATTTGAAATCGGATGAGGATGCATTAATACTTGAACTAGATCAGCTATATCCAGCTTTTAAAGCAAGCATGGAGCAAGTTTTTCAACTAAGTCTTGCCAATAAGAATGAGGAAGCGATAAACCTCTTTCATGCGAATGCCGAACCTGTGTTAGACCAAATTAATGAAAAAGGTGTAGCGTTGACGGATTTGAATAAAAAAAATGCAAGTGCTTTGAATATGGAAAGTAAAGCCGAAGCAAGCAAAGGAATCACAACCTCTTTAATCGTTTCAATTGTATTAGGAATTTTGTTTGTTGCTATCGGATTTATAGGTGTACGAAAATATCTAATTTCTCCAATTGAAAAATTAAAATTTGCCGTTCAACGAGCAGAAGCTGGGGAATTGAATTTTACTGTTGACTATGATTCAAAGGATGAGCTAGGGGTCTTAACGTCTTCCTTTAGCCATATGATTGCTCAATTACGAGATCTAATTGGTCAGGTGAAAGAAACTTCTGATCAGATGGCGGCATTCTCGGCTGAGCTTTCAGCAAGTGCGGAACAAACGAATGAGGCAAGTGAACATATTGCGTCTATTACGTTAGAAGTGGCAAGCGGTTCGGACGACCAAGTAAGAACAATTATAGAATCATCAGATGTTGTGAATCATATGGTACAAGATGTCCAAACAATAGCTAGAAACGCTACTAACGTTTCGGAAACTGCTACACATGCAGAACAACTTTCAGTGGATGGGAATAACATTATTAAAACCGCTGTTCAACAAATGAACTCGATTCAAGCATCTATAGGTAGTCTAGGTGATGTAATTAGTGGTTTAGGTCAGCGATCGGGTGAGATTGGACAAATCGTTGAAGTCATTACGGGTATTGCAGCACAAACCAACCTTTTGGCATTAAATGCAGCGATTGAAGCGGCAAGAGCAGGAGAACACGGAAAAGGCTTTGCAGTTGTTTCGGAAGAAGTACGAAAATTGGCCGAAGAGTCGTCTTCGTCGGCACAGAAAATTTCTGAGCTAATAACAGGAATTCAAGCGGAAACGAATAGAGCAGTAGACTCCATGCAGTTCACAACGAAAGAAGTGGAAACAGGTATTAACAATGTGAATATTGCCGGTGCATCCTTTGAAAAAATTCAACATGCCATTAACGAGGTATCTGTCCAAATTCAAGAAGTGTCTTCTTCAGTACAACAGATGGTTGCAGGAGCTGATCAAATGTCCAAATCAATGGAACAAATTGATGGAATTGCCCAAAGCTCCGCAGAAGGGACACAAACTATTTCAGCGGCTACAGAAGAACAGTTAGCCTCTATGCAGGAAATTACTGCATCTACAGCGGCACTTTCTAAAATGGCGGAAGATCTACAAGAAAAAACGAATATGTTCAAAGTATAA